From Glycine soja cultivar W05 chromosome 4, ASM419377v2, whole genome shotgun sequence, the proteins below share one genomic window:
- the LOC114409385 gene encoding cell number regulator 6-like produces MEERKQSRYVKLTKDNVSMEDITPGELNQPIEVPQLAVHKCMECGQPLPESYTPPADEPWMTGIFGCTEDRENCLTGLFCPCVLFGRNVETLHEETPWTGPCICHAIFVEGGIALATATAIFNGFIDPGTSFLIFEGLFFTWWMCGIYTGQVRQNLQKKYHLENSPCDPCCVHCCMHWCALCQEHREMKGRLSDSFFSETTIVNAPPIQEMKSTDDKEHPETSSSANSKEHTGLELQVV; encoded by the exons ATGGAGGAAAGGAAGCAATCGCGTTACGTGAAGCTGACTAAGGACAATGTTTCTATGGAAGATATCACGCCTGGTGAACTCAATCAGCCAATTGAGGTTCCTCAG TTGGCTGTTCACAAGTGCATGGAATGTGGGCAGCCATTACCTGAAAGCTATACACCTCCTGCTGATGAACCTTGGATGACTGGGATCTTTGGATGCACTGAAGATAGGGAAAATT GCTTGACAGGGCTGTTTTGTCCTTGTGTATTATTTGGGCGCAATGTAGAAACCTTGCATGAAGAAACTCCTTGGACTGGACCATGCATTTGTCATGCCATTTTTGTAGAGGGTGGCATTGCTCTGGCAACTGCAACTGCAATCTTTAATGGTTTCATTGACCCAGGGACATCATTTCTCATTTTTGAGGGCTTATTTTTTACTTGGTGGATGTGTGGAATTTATACTGGTCAGGTTCGACAAAACTTACAGAAGAAGTATCACTTGGAG AACTCACCATGTGATCCATGTTGTGTGCACTGCTGCATGCACTGGTGTGCCTTGTGTCAAGAGCACAGGGAGATGAAAGGAAGGCTTTCTGACAGCTTTTTCTCTGAGACAACCATTGTAAATGCTCCTCCCATTCAAGAGATGAAGTCTACTGATGACAAGGAACACCCTGAAACCTCTTCTTCTGCTAATAGCAAGGAGCATACTGGTTTGGAGTTACAGGTTGTATAG